In Mucilaginibacter celer, one DNA window encodes the following:
- the chrA gene encoding chromate efflux transporter yields MKKRQLLFLRDVLIYTFTAFGGPQAHIAVLLREFVEKRGYVTEDELMELNALSQVLPGPSSTQTLVGVAWKVGGLRLAIITFLIWVLPSAAIMCAAAISYNMFANKAKFAHVISYVQPIAVGIVAYATYTFANKFLKTKVSRMLAIGSLLVTLILQNAYAFPILILLGGIISSAMETHQQENELRVKLYANVNPNKVGYFIGILLFFAALGAVVNQTSPFSLPIRLFENFYRNGILIFGGGQVLVPLMYTEFVEVKHYLGRSEFLSGYALQQALPGPTFSFTSFLGGITLGNKGYNVWGQVIGSLVAVIGINTPGLILILFIVPFWEDLKKITRIKNSLSGINAVAVGFMATALILLVRPFGLNWIAYLLMAGTFLLLHFTKIKTPFVIIIGVILGLIF; encoded by the coding sequence ATGAAAAAACGGCAGCTCTTATTTCTCAGGGATGTTTTGATCTATACATTCACTGCCTTTGGCGGTCCGCAGGCGCATATTGCCGTTTTGCTGCGTGAGTTTGTAGAGAAGCGGGGTTATGTTACCGAAGATGAGTTGATGGAACTTAATGCCCTATCGCAGGTGTTACCGGGCCCGTCATCTACCCAAACGCTGGTGGGAGTAGCCTGGAAGGTTGGCGGTTTAAGGCTCGCTATCATTACTTTTTTAATCTGGGTGCTGCCTTCAGCTGCTATTATGTGCGCGGCGGCTATCAGCTATAATATGTTTGCCAACAAAGCCAAATTTGCGCATGTTATCAGTTATGTACAGCCTATAGCGGTGGGGATAGTTGCCTATGCTACCTACACTTTTGCCAATAAGTTTTTGAAAACCAAGGTGAGCAGGATGCTGGCCATAGGATCGTTGCTGGTTACGCTGATCTTACAGAATGCTTATGCTTTCCCGATATTGATTTTGTTGGGTGGTATCATATCATCAGCTATGGAAACCCATCAGCAGGAAAATGAGTTGCGGGTTAAACTTTATGCCAATGTTAACCCCAATAAAGTAGGCTATTTTATTGGTATCCTGCTGTTCTTTGCTGCGTTGGGCGCGGTGGTAAATCAAACATCGCCATTTAGTTTACCTATTCGTTTGTTCGAAAATTTTTATCGTAATGGCATCCTCATTTTTGGCGGAGGGCAGGTTTTGGTTCCTTTGATGTATACCGAGTTTGTGGAGGTGAAACATTACTTAGGCCGGTCCGAATTTCTTTCAGGATACGCTTTGCAGCAAGCTTTACCTGGGCCGACTTTTTCCTTTACTTCGTTTTTAGGAGGAATAACGCTCGGTAACAAAGGTTATAATGTTTGGGGGCAGGTGATAGGTAGCCTTGTAGCTGTTATCGGCATCAATACGCCAGGGCTGATTCTTATCTTATTTATAGTTCCCTTTTGGGAGGATTTGAAAAAGATCACCCGTATTAAAAACTCGCTAAGCGGAATTAATGCTGTGGCGGTAGGTTTTATGGCTACAGCGCTTATTTTGTTGGTGCGCCCCTTTGGGTTAAACTGGATAGCTTACCTCTTGATGGCCGGCACTTTTTTGCTGCTGCACTTCACCAAAATAAAAACGCCATTTGTGATTATTATAGGCGTAATATTAGGATTGATTTTTTGA
- a CDS encoding tetratricopeptide repeat protein: MELNRLNKLLEFIKSEPNDEFLKYALATEYLRLNETDKALEYYEDLVNNHPNYVGTYYHLGKLYEALNRKDDAIKTYETGMKITKEKRDNHAFSELQAVYRQAIGFEEDDDDY; encoded by the coding sequence ATGGAGTTGAACAGATTGAACAAGCTGTTGGAATTTATAAAAAGTGAGCCGAATGATGAGTTTCTGAAATATGCGCTGGCCACCGAGTATCTGCGTTTAAATGAGACAGATAAGGCGCTTGAATACTACGAAGACCTGGTAAATAACCACCCCAATTACGTAGGTACCTACTATCACCTCGGCAAACTTTACGAAGCCCTGAACCGTAAAGATGATGCCATCAAAACCTACGAAACCGGCATGAAGATCACCAAAGAGAAGCGTGATAACCATGCGTTTTCTGAGTTGCAGGCAGTATATCGCCAGGCTATTGGTTTTGAAGAGGATGATGACGATTATTAA
- a CDS encoding electron transfer flavoprotein subunit beta/FixA family protein, whose protein sequence is MKILVCVSNVPDTTTKITFTDNNTQFNTNGVQFILNPYDEIALARAIELTDGGKGTVTVINVGDATTDATIRKALAIGATDAVRVNAKPHDAWYVAYQIAQYVKANHFDLILTGRESIDYNGSKVAGMLGELLDLPSVSIIKKLDAGDSDATVEREIEGGKEVLTIPYPFVAGAAEGVAEPKIPNMRGIMAARTKPLTVVEPVEVKTFSEIVSYETPAPRGQVKLVAAAETAKLVELLHNEARVI, encoded by the coding sequence ATGAAGATTCTGGTATGTGTAAGTAATGTTCCTGATACCACCACAAAAATAACTTTTACCGATAATAACACGCAATTTAATACAAACGGGGTTCAGTTTATCCTTAACCCTTACGACGAAATAGCCCTTGCCCGCGCCATCGAACTAACCGACGGCGGCAAAGGTACGGTAACTGTAATTAATGTTGGTGACGCTACTACCGATGCAACTATCCGCAAGGCTTTGGCCATTGGCGCAACGGATGCCGTTCGCGTTAACGCTAAACCGCACGATGCCTGGTATGTAGCCTATCAGATAGCGCAATATGTAAAAGCCAACCATTTCGATCTGATCCTTACCGGTCGCGAATCGATTGATTATAACGGATCGAAAGTTGCCGGTATGCTGGGCGAACTGCTCGATCTGCCATCGGTATCCATCATTAAAAAATTAGACGCCGGTGACAGTGACGCTACCGTTGAACGCGAAATAGAAGGCGGCAAGGAAGTATTAACCATCCCCTATCCTTTTGTAGCCGGTGCAGCCGAAGGCGTTGCCGAACCAAAAATCCCGAACATGCGCGGTATTATGGCAGCACGTACCAAACCGCTAACCGTTGTTGAGCCGGTGGAAGTAAAAACTTTTTCGGAAATTGTGAGCTATGAAACACCTGCTCCACGTGGCCAGGTAAAACTGGTTGCTGCTGCCGAAACAGCCAAATTGGTTGAATTGTTGCACAACGAAGCTCGTGTTATATAA
- a CDS encoding electron transfer flavoprotein subunit alpha/FixB family protein gives MSVLIYAENAGGTFKKSVFEAVSYARAIADQNNTTLTAVSIGNVDAAELATLGKYGANKVLNVSGNKLKDFVNQAYASVIAEAAKSEGSAIVVLSNTFSGRGLAPRIGVKLEAGVADGVVALPVQDGGSFKVKKTAFSGKAFATVELTSAIKVLSLVPNSYKVVETDGTAEVVDFKAEAKDSDFKAMIKDIVRASDKVSLPDAEIVVSGGRGMKGPENWGLIEELASLLGAATACSKPVSDAGWRPHSEHVGQTGIAVSPNLYIAVGISGAIQHLAGVSSSKVIVVINKDPEAPFFKVADYGIVGDAFEVLPQLIAAVKQYKASA, from the coding sequence ATGTCAGTTTTAATATATGCGGAAAATGCCGGGGGCACATTCAAAAAATCGGTTTTCGAAGCCGTTTCTTACGCCCGTGCCATTGCCGATCAAAATAATACTACCCTTACCGCCGTATCCATAGGCAATGTTGACGCTGCCGAACTTGCCACCTTAGGCAAATACGGAGCTAACAAGGTACTGAATGTATCGGGCAATAAGCTGAAGGATTTTGTAAACCAGGCCTATGCTTCGGTTATTGCCGAGGCTGCTAAAAGCGAAGGCTCGGCTATTGTTGTTTTATCCAATACTTTTTCGGGCCGTGGTTTAGCGCCTCGTATAGGTGTTAAACTGGAAGCCGGTGTGGCTGATGGTGTTGTTGCGTTGCCGGTTCAGGATGGCGGATCATTCAAAGTAAAAAAGACGGCTTTTTCAGGGAAAGCTTTCGCAACCGTCGAACTTACTTCGGCAATTAAAGTGCTCTCACTTGTGCCTAACTCCTACAAAGTAGTTGAAACCGATGGCACCGCCGAAGTTGTTGACTTTAAAGCAGAAGCCAAAGATTCGGACTTTAAAGCGATGATCAAAGATATTGTTCGCGCAAGCGATAAGGTATCCTTACCGGATGCCGAGATCGTAGTTTCGGGTGGCCGCGGTATGAAAGGCCCGGAAAACTGGGGACTGATTGAAGAGCTGGCATCGCTTTTAGGTGCGGCTACCGCATGCTCAAAACCGGTATCAGACGCCGGTTGGAGGCCGCATAGCGAACACGTTGGACAAACCGGCATAGCTGTCAGTCCAAATTTGTATATTGCAGTCGGAATTTCGGGTGCTATTCAGCACCTGGCGGGAGTGAGTTCATCAAAAGTTATTGTAGTAATAAACAAAGATCCCGAAGCACCGTTTTTCAAGGTAGCTGATTACGGGATTGTGGGCGACGCTTTTGAAGTACTGCCTCAATTAATAGCAGCCGTTAAACAATATAAAGCTTCGGCATAA
- a CDS encoding bifunctional nuclease family protein, whose translation MKKIKLDIVGLSYSQTQSGAYALVLGEVSGRRRLPIIIGSFEAQAIAIEIEKMTPSRPLTHDLFKSFAQAYQIEVQEVIIYNLVDGIFYAKLICSDGKRNVEIDARTSDAIAVAVRFDCPIFTYEFILSTAGIVIEGNDFVYLENINEAPEEKSVAASVSGYASISTEELKAKLQEALAEESYEKAAKIRDELNKRKAS comes from the coding sequence ATGAAAAAAATTAAGCTGGATATTGTTGGATTATCTTATAGCCAAACGCAATCCGGCGCGTACGCACTTGTGTTAGGCGAGGTAAGCGGTCGCCGCAGGCTTCCGATTATCATCGGAAGCTTTGAGGCCCAGGCTATTGCCATCGAAATTGAGAAGATGACGCCCAGCCGTCCGCTTACACACGACTTATTTAAAAGCTTTGCCCAGGCCTACCAGATAGAGGTGCAGGAAGTGATTATTTACAATCTTGTTGATGGCATATTTTACGCCAAGCTTATTTGCAGCGATGGCAAACGCAACGTAGAGATTGATGCCCGTACATCTGATGCCATTGCCGTAGCCGTACGCTTTGATTGCCCTATTTTTACTTACGAATTTATTCTTTCGACAGCTGGCATTGTGATTGAAGGAAACGACTTTGTTTACTTAGAGAACATTAACGAAGCGCCAGAAGAAAAATCGGTAGCCGCATCTGTAAGCGGATACGCTTCAATCAGCACCGAAGAACTTAAAGCCAAACTACAGGAAGCTCTCGCCGAAGAATCGTACGAGAAAGCAGCCAAAATCCGCGATGAACTGAATAAGCGAAAAGCTTCCTGA
- a CDS encoding nucleoside permease: protein MNIKFRLILMNFMQFFIWGAWLLTIGAYWFQDKHWSGAQFGAIFSTMGISAIFMPALTGIIADRFINAEKLYGMMHILGACTLFTLPQITNPSAFFWVMLLNMVFYMPTLSLSITVAYSALKGGGKDVVKDYPPIRIWGTIGFIAALWTVSLTHNETSPNQFYIASAVALALGLYSFSLPKCPPLSAKTTHKSFTDSLGLNAFKLFKDPKFAIFFGFSMLLGAALQLTNAYGDTFIQDFKNISIYKDSVGVKYPAIIMSISQFSETFFILAIPFFLRKFGIKYVMLFSMLAWVLRFGLFAFGDPAGGLWMIILSCIVYGMAFDFFNISGSLFVETQATPDIRASAQGLFMMMVNGFGAFFGSIISGIVIDKFFLLPGGEKDWHGIWLSFASYALVIAVIFPFVFRYKHNKALEHAIKHA from the coding sequence ATGAATATTAAGTTCCGCTTAATACTGATGAATTTTATGCAGTTTTTTATCTGGGGGGCCTGGTTGCTTACCATCGGTGCATATTGGTTTCAGGACAAACATTGGTCGGGCGCACAATTTGGGGCAATATTCAGCACGATGGGTATTTCGGCTATCTTCATGCCGGCACTAACAGGTATTATTGCTGATAGGTTTATCAATGCCGAAAAACTATACGGCATGATGCACATTTTAGGTGCATGTACCCTGTTCACCTTACCTCAAATAACTAATCCATCGGCATTTTTCTGGGTGATGTTATTGAACATGGTATTTTACATGCCAACATTATCATTATCTATCACAGTAGCTTATTCAGCATTAAAAGGCGGAGGTAAGGATGTTGTTAAAGATTACCCGCCAATCCGTATCTGGGGAACTATAGGTTTTATTGCTGCATTATGGACGGTGAGTTTAACCCACAACGAAACCTCTCCAAACCAGTTTTATATTGCATCGGCTGTAGCATTAGCTTTGGGTTTGTATTCTTTCAGTTTACCTAAATGTCCGCCTCTTTCAGCAAAAACTACGCATAAATCGTTTACCGATTCGCTGGGGCTAAATGCTTTCAAATTATTTAAAGATCCAAAGTTTGCTATCTTCTTTGGCTTTTCAATGTTATTAGGAGCTGCATTACAATTAACCAACGCTTACGGTGATACTTTTATACAGGATTTCAAAAATATTTCCATTTATAAAGATTCTGTGGGTGTTAAATACCCTGCTATCATCATGTCGATATCGCAGTTTTCTGAAACATTCTTTATCCTGGCTATCCCTTTCTTTTTACGCAAGTTCGGTATCAAATATGTGATGCTGTTCAGCATGCTGGCGTGGGTATTACGATTTGGGTTATTTGCCTTCGGCGACCCTGCAGGCGGCCTTTGGATGATCATCCTATCATGTATTGTTTACGGTATGGCTTTCGATTTTTTCAACATCTCTGGTTCATTGTTTGTTGAAACACAGGCTACTCCAGATATCAGAGCCAGTGCACAAGGTTTGTTTATGATGATGGTGAACGGCTTCGGTGCTTTCTTCGGCAGTATCATAAGCGGTATTGTGATCGACAAATTTTTCCTGTTGCCCGGCGGCGAGAAAGATTGGCATGGCATCTGGTTAAGCTTTGCAAGCTACGCGTTGGTGATCGCCGTTATATTCCCGTTTGTTTTCAGGTATAAGCATAATAAGGCTTTGGAACATGCTATTAAGCATGCGTAG
- a CDS encoding ThuA domain-containing protein, with product MKKLLTLCLLIGTALSQAIAKEKVLVFCKTAGFHHNSIAVGVPAIMKMGEENNFNVDTTTNAEKFTADNLKQYKAVIFLSTTGNVLNDSQQAAFEQYIKHGGGFVGVHSATDTEYDWPWYGKLVGAYFKSHPKQQQEAVLNVVDKNFIATKHLPETWKRLDEWYNYKWIADDLHVLIKIDEKTYTGGENGDNHPMSWYHNFDGGRAFYTALGHTDASYSEPLYLEHLLGGINYAMGRKK from the coding sequence ATGAAAAAACTACTTACCCTATGCCTTTTAATAGGCACAGCCTTAAGCCAGGCAATTGCTAAAGAGAAAGTACTGGTATTCTGTAAAACTGCCGGTTTTCACCATAATTCGATAGCGGTAGGTGTTCCTGCTATTATGAAAATGGGAGAGGAAAATAACTTTAATGTGGATACTACAACCAATGCAGAAAAATTTACTGCCGATAATTTAAAACAGTATAAAGCGGTGATATTTTTAAGTACCACCGGCAATGTATTGAACGATAGCCAGCAGGCTGCGTTTGAGCAGTATATTAAGCACGGAGGTGGTTTTGTGGGCGTTCACTCTGCAACCGATACCGAATATGATTGGCCATGGTACGGTAAATTGGTAGGCGCTTATTTTAAAAGCCATCCTAAGCAACAACAGGAAGCCGTATTGAATGTGGTTGATAAAAATTTTATTGCCACCAAACACTTGCCCGAAACCTGGAAACGCCTCGACGAATGGTATAACTACAAATGGATTGCCGACGACCTGCATGTGCTGATTAAAATAGATGAGAAAACTTATACCGGCGGCGAAAACGGCGATAACCACCCCATGAGCTGGTATCACAACTTTGATGGCGGCAGGGCTTTTTATACCGCGCTTGGACATACCGATGCATCGTATTCAGAACCGTTGTATTTGGAGCACCTGCTGGGTGGAATTAATTATGCGATGGGGAGAAAGAAATAG
- a CDS encoding GMC oxidoreductase gives MPLTNINGKAKENNTYDAIVIGSGISGGWAAKELTELGLKTIMLERGRNFEHIKDYKTANQDPWDRHHAGAPTQAQRKQRPVISRNWGASEPIMDYWTDEQAAPYTEIKPFNWWRSYQLGGRSILWGRQSYRWSDFDFEANAKDGWAIDWPIRYKDLAPWYDHVEKFAGISGSLEGLPQLPDGHYLPPMDMNAVEKDVAARIKKHYNGTRHMIIGRSANLTAAIPGRTACQFRNRCWEGCPFGGYFSTQSSTLPAALATGNLTVRPYSIVTKILYDKDTKKAKGVEVLDAETNQTYEFYSKIVFVNASALNSAWVLMNSATDIWPDGLGSSSGELGHNIMDHHYNLGASGLVEGFEDKYYYGRRANGIYVVRFANLFGDKRHYLRGFGYQGAASRMGWSREIAELNIGANYKDALTEPGPWTIGIGGFGELLPYHENKITLDKTRKDKWGLPILAMDAEIKENEKKMRIDIVREAKAMLESAGVKNVETHDRGHNVGDGIHEMGTARMGRDPKTSVLNGNNQVWDAKNVFVTDGAAMTSAACQNPSLTYMAMTARAAHFAVDELKKGNL, from the coding sequence ATGCCATTAACTAACATAAACGGCAAGGCTAAGGAGAATAACACCTACGACGCGATTGTAATAGGCTCGGGTATCAGTGGCGGCTGGGCTGCCAAAGAGCTTACCGAACTTGGGCTTAAAACCATTATGCTTGAACGCGGTCGGAATTTTGAACACATCAAAGACTACAAAACCGCCAATCAAGACCCATGGGATCGCCATCACGCCGGTGCACCAACGCAGGCACAGCGTAAGCAACGCCCGGTAATTTCGCGTAACTGGGGCGCGAGCGAACCTATTATGGATTACTGGACCGATGAGCAGGCCGCACCCTATACCGAGATCAAACCTTTTAACTGGTGGCGATCATATCAATTAGGTGGCCGTTCTATTTTATGGGGAAGGCAAAGTTACCGTTGGAGCGATTTTGATTTTGAAGCAAACGCGAAGGATGGCTGGGCGATTGATTGGCCCATCCGCTATAAAGATTTAGCACCATGGTATGATCATGTAGAAAAATTTGCAGGTATCAGCGGTTCGTTGGAAGGATTGCCGCAATTGCCCGATGGGCATTACCTGCCGCCAATGGATATGAACGCGGTTGAAAAGGATGTAGCTGCACGGATTAAAAAACATTATAATGGCACACGGCACATGATCATTGGTCGCTCGGCTAACTTAACGGCCGCTATCCCGGGGCGTACGGCTTGCCAGTTCAGGAACCGGTGCTGGGAGGGTTGTCCGTTTGGCGGATATTTCAGTACGCAATCGTCAACCTTGCCGGCAGCTTTGGCTACGGGCAATTTAACGGTTAGGCCATACTCTATCGTTACAAAAATCCTATATGATAAGGATACTAAAAAGGCGAAAGGGGTAGAAGTGCTTGACGCCGAAACCAATCAAACCTATGAGTTTTACTCGAAAATAGTTTTCGTAAATGCATCGGCCTTGAACAGCGCCTGGGTGCTGATGAACTCGGCTACCGACATCTGGCCTGATGGTTTGGGCAGCAGCAGCGGGGAGTTAGGACATAATATTATGGATCACCACTATAACCTCGGCGCAAGCGGATTGGTGGAAGGATTTGAGGATAAATATTACTATGGCCGTCGCGCAAATGGCATTTATGTAGTACGCTTTGCCAACCTGTTTGGTGATAAGCGCCATTACCTACGTGGTTTTGGCTACCAGGGCGCCGCGAGCCGCATGGGTTGGAGCCGGGAAATTGCGGAGTTGAATATTGGTGCTAACTATAAAGATGCGCTTACCGAACCGGGGCCGTGGACTATTGGCATAGGTGGCTTTGGCGAATTGCTGCCATATCACGAAAACAAAATCACCCTTGATAAAACCCGAAAGGATAAATGGGGATTACCAATATTAGCCATGGATGCCGAGATCAAAGAAAACGAAAAGAAGATGCGTATCGATATCGTTCGCGAAGCCAAAGCCATGCTGGAAAGCGCGGGCGTTAAAAACGTTGAAACCCACGACCGCGGCCACAACGTAGGTGACGGTATCCACGAAATGGGCACCGCGCGTATGGGCCGTGATCCAAAAACATCGGTACTAAACGGTAATAACCAGGTTTGGGATGCCAAAAACGTTTTCGTTACCGATGGTGCTGCCATGACTTCGGCAGCTTGTCAAAACCCATCGTTAACTTATATGGCCATGACGGCGCGCGCTGCTCATTTTGCTGTAGATGAATTAAAGAAAGGAAATTTATAG
- a CDS encoding glycosyltransferase family 2 protein: protein MVPVSVVIITKNEAAFIADCVKMAGLITDDIVVIDNDSSDGTPQIAARLGCRVFQKNWSGYGANKNKGIAQARYNWILSIDADEVPDQELVDAVHGLKFDNPNEVYDIRFRSYFGKKLIRYGNWGNDHHLRLFNRALVKWSETEVHETLVLPPNSQIVKIDGYLHHHSVTDIDDFNTKAIHYARLSAAKYYKAGKKATFLKLHFSATFGFVRNYVIRLGFLDGAEGLAIARVIYKNTRLKYRYLKQYETKPDVENIYRNDLVVERV, encoded by the coding sequence ATGGTACCTGTGTCTGTTGTGATCATTACTAAAAACGAAGCCGCGTTTATTGCCGATTGCGTAAAAATGGCCGGCCTCATTACAGATGATATTGTTGTGATTGATAACGACAGCAGCGACGGTACCCCGCAAATAGCCGCCCGCTTAGGCTGCCGCGTATTTCAAAAAAACTGGAGCGGCTATGGCGCCAACAAAAATAAAGGCATAGCCCAGGCCCGGTACAACTGGATATTGAGTATTGATGCCGACGAAGTACCCGATCAGGAACTGGTTGATGCCGTGCACGGTTTAAAATTCGACAACCCTAATGAAGTTTACGATATCCGTTTCAGATCATATTTCGGCAAAAAACTGATCAGGTACGGTAACTGGGGTAATGACCATCACCTGCGCCTGTTTAACCGGGCGCTGGTAAAATGGAGTGAAACCGAAGTGCATGAAACGCTGGTGTTGCCTCCCAATTCGCAAATAGTTAAAATTGACGGTTACCTGCATCATCATTCGGTTACTGATATTGATGATTTTAACACCAAAGCCATTCACTATGCGCGGCTTAGCGCAGCTAAATATTATAAGGCAGGCAAAAAAGCCACATTTTTAAAACTGCACTTCTCGGCCACGTTTGGCTTTGTAAGGAATTATGTTATCAGGTTAGGATTTTTAGATGGTGCCGAGGGATTGGCCATTGCACGGGTAATTTATAAAAATACCAGGCTTAAATACCGCTACCTGAAACAGTACGAAACCAAACCGGATGTAGAAAATATTTACCGGAATGATTTGGTGGTTGAGCGGGTGTGA
- a CDS encoding glycosyltransferase family 4 protein: MNILYLCDEYPPGRHGGIGTYVRLIARQMAKLGHKVIVAGMYSTGYGGDSEFIDEGVKVYRFRWKSDGTWADDRQLLLSKLTNRILRDTGVIENHIKQSLISYEAKLEQLITDEQIDIVEMPDYNDYIRFCKSYVPFPQLSVPVVVKMNGTITYFDNEAGLPTGAHIVKMEQAILNQASAVSSASRYTAEKSAGYLNYDKPITVLYNGINTDLKLAEILRNPLQVVFTGSLVQKKGIYQLAKAWNIVNKNIPDARLLILGKGPQKAVADYLSDGVKSSVTFKGHVPADELYGILSSSAIAVFPSYAEAFALAPLEAMACGAAVINSNRTSGPELVEGSINGLLVDPDNINQLAEAILLLLKDAELCTRLGKAGNEKVKAFFDINIIAKQTLEFYEGVLSNA; encoded by the coding sequence ATGAATATCCTTTACCTCTGCGATGAGTATCCCCCAGGCCGGCATGGCGGTATTGGCACCTATGTACGACTGATAGCCCGGCAAATGGCGAAACTGGGGCACAAAGTGATAGTGGCGGGAATGTACAGCACAGGTTATGGCGGAGATAGTGAGTTTATTGATGAGGGTGTAAAGGTGTACAGGTTTAGGTGGAAAAGCGATGGTACCTGGGCAGACGACAGGCAGTTGCTTTTAAGCAAACTTACCAACCGGATTTTGCGGGACACCGGAGTTATTGAAAATCATATTAAGCAAAGCCTCATATCGTACGAGGCAAAATTGGAGCAGCTTATAACCGATGAGCAGATTGATATAGTTGAAATGCCCGATTATAACGACTATATCCGCTTTTGTAAATCGTATGTGCCTTTTCCGCAATTATCAGTGCCTGTTGTGGTGAAAATGAACGGTACCATTACCTATTTTGATAATGAAGCAGGATTACCCACGGGGGCGCATATTGTTAAAATGGAACAAGCTATCCTGAACCAGGCAAGCGCCGTAAGCAGTGCCAGCCGTTATACCGCGGAAAAAAGCGCCGGTTATTTGAATTACGATAAACCTATAACGGTTTTGTATAACGGTATCAATACAGATTTGAAATTAGCTGAGATTCTGCGCAATCCTTTGCAAGTGGTTTTTACAGGCAGTTTGGTACAGAAAAAAGGCATCTATCAGTTAGCAAAAGCCTGGAATATTGTTAATAAAAACATACCCGATGCCCGTTTGCTGATACTGGGCAAAGGCCCGCAAAAAGCTGTTGCTGATTATTTAAGTGATGGTGTTAAAAGCAGCGTAACATTTAAAGGACATGTACCGGCTGATGAATTGTATGGTATTCTAAGTAGTTCGGCCATTGCAGTTTTTCCATCCTATGCCGAGGCCTTTGCTTTGGCACCGCTTGAGGCCATGGCTTGCGGTGCTGCGGTAATTAATTCAAACCGTACATCCGGGCCCGAATTGGTTGAGGGTAGCATAAACGGGTTACTTGTCGATCCGGATAATATCAATCAACTGGCAGAAGCTATTTTATTGTTGTTGAAGGATGCAGAATTGTGCACAAGGCTCGGCAAAGCCGGGAATGAGAAAGTGAAAGCTTTTTTTGATATCAATATTATCGCGAAACAAACATTGGAGTTTTATGAGGGGGTGTTGAGCAACGCTTAG